From Spartinivicinus ruber, the proteins below share one genomic window:
- a CDS encoding type II toxin-antitoxin system HicB family antitoxin, which yields MKDERKKRDERAKQDKDSSTALYPIYLHANENGAVDGFAPGVTGLTFTGEDIESCIRDAGNTFHTHFAMLAENGQSIPKATRVEQHLTDDVCKDGFWFMIEVDASHYSKKVSKSITAKATYNVTIDTSDIATVCQDLADDPIIAKNYMLRLALTRAITEQIKRCEMTNNDAARVLDISHTAVSVLQNGNLGRFELDDLVNISHRLGFKICLDLAV from the coding sequence TTGAAAGACGAACGAAAAAAACGAGATGAACGAGCAAAACAAGATAAAGATAGTAGCACAGCATTATATCCAATTTATCTCCATGCTAATGAAAATGGTGCTGTTGATGGCTTCGCACCTGGTGTGACAGGACTGACTTTTACTGGTGAGGATATTGAGTCGTGCATTCGGGATGCTGGCAATACCTTTCATACTCACTTTGCGATGTTGGCTGAGAATGGGCAATCAATACCAAAAGCGACAAGAGTTGAACAGCATCTTACAGATGATGTATGTAAAGATGGCTTCTGGTTTATGATTGAAGTAGATGCTAGCCATTACAGTAAAAAAGTTTCTAAGTCGATTACAGCAAAGGCAACATATAACGTCACAATAGATACCTCTGATATAGCAACAGTTTGCCAAGATTTGGCTGATGACCCAATAATAGCCAAAAACTATATGCTGAGGTTGGCACTTACTCGGGCAATTACAGAGCAAATTAAACGCTGTGAGATGACTAATAATGATGCAGCAAGAGTGCTGGATATTTCACATACGGCAGTCAGTGTATTACAAAACGGCAACCTTGGTAGGTTCGAGTTAGATGATCTTGTTAATATTTCTCATAGATTAGGCTTTAAAATTTGTTTGGACTTGGCAGTTTAG
- a CDS encoding IS630 family transposase, with the protein MWFQDEARVGQQNTCTRIWAEKGTRPRVVKQQQFESAYLFGAVCPAKDRGVALVLPIANTEAMRLHLTEISKAISKGRHGLVIVDQAAWHTTHRLEIPANITLLNLPPVSPELNPVERIWEKLREDSLANRCFKNFNDIVESCCEAWNVFVNKKNNIKSLCSRCWAVLTS; encoded by the coding sequence ATTTGGTTTCAAGATGAAGCGAGAGTGGGTCAGCAAAATACCTGTACGCGTATTTGGGCAGAGAAAGGTACGCGTCCACGAGTGGTGAAGCAACAACAGTTTGAGTCAGCTTATCTCTTTGGCGCTGTTTGTCCTGCTAAAGATAGAGGAGTGGCTCTTGTATTGCCTATTGCTAACACAGAAGCAATGAGGTTGCACTTAACAGAAATTTCAAAAGCCATTTCTAAGGGAAGACACGGACTGGTTATCGTTGATCAAGCGGCATGGCATACGACTCATCGCCTAGAAATACCTGCGAATATCACGCTATTAAATTTACCACCCGTTTCCCCAGAGCTTAACCCGGTAGAGCGGATATGGGAAAAACTGAGAGAAGATTCACTGGCAAACCGTTGTTTTAAAAATTTCAATGATATTGTTGAGTCTTGTTGTGAGGCATGGAATGTATTTGTGAATAAGAAAAATAACATTAAAAGCTTGTGCTCCAGATGTTGGGCTGTTTTAACAAGCTAA
- a CDS encoding winged helix-turn-helix domain-containing protein, producing the protein MVSDIANSLPGVSHETIRNVIHELKAAGTIQLKGKGRGAKWYRA; encoded by the coding sequence TTGGTATCAGATATTGCTAATAGTTTGCCTGGCGTCAGTCATGAAACAATACGAAATGTTATTCATGAATTAAAAGCAGCAGGTACTATTCAATTAAAAGGTAAAGGACGTGGCGCAAAATGGTATCGGGCTTAA
- a CDS encoding type IV pilin protein has product MQKRSQGFTLVELMIVVVIVAILAAVAIPSYQEYVQKSRRADAQSELMKFAQAVERHYAKQYNYKTAEAKDNRPAPGVYVKEAPKDGDKKYYDLYIYVNKKGDGYNLRAVPKADSPQKGDGALTLTSSNETCWYKDQDTIPDDNSGCIRWKS; this is encoded by the coding sequence ATGCAAAAACGCAGTCAAGGTTTTACCTTAGTTGAACTGATGATTGTGGTGGTAATAGTCGCTATTTTAGCAGCTGTTGCTATCCCGTCTTATCAAGAATATGTTCAAAAAAGCCGTAGGGCAGATGCCCAGAGTGAATTAATGAAATTTGCTCAGGCAGTAGAAAGGCATTATGCAAAACAGTACAACTATAAAACAGCAGAAGCAAAAGATAATAGACCTGCTCCTGGTGTATATGTTAAAGAAGCTCCGAAAGATGGAGATAAAAAATATTATGATTTATATATTTATGTTAATAAAAAAGGTGATGGCTATAACCTTAGGGCTGTGCCAAAAGCAGACTCTCCACAAAAAGGCGATGGAGCATTGACTCTTACATCCTCTAATGAAACCTGCTGGTATAAAGACCAAGACACTATACCTGATGATAATAGTGGGTGTATACGCTGGAAAAGCTAA
- a CDS encoding IS630 family transposase, protein MNREPHPRTRLRLLAMAHLQAGWSQTEIARALRKSNNTIQDWLNRFRRDGLEGLYEQPGRGKKPFLCPSQYNEFKAAVITLQNNRQGGRIQGKDIQQLLLEQFNIDYSLSSIYEVLHKAGLSWITSRSKHPNHSPDKQQAFKKTLKKRP, encoded by the coding sequence ATTAACAGAGAGCCACATCCAAGAACACGGCTTCGCTTATTAGCGATGGCTCATTTACAAGCAGGTTGGTCTCAAACTGAAATAGCACGAGCATTAAGGAAATCAAATAATACCATTCAGGACTGGCTCAACCGTTTTAGACGAGATGGCCTTGAAGGACTTTATGAACAACCCGGTAGAGGAAAAAAACCGTTTCTTTGTCCTTCACAATATAATGAATTTAAAGCGGCCGTTATTACCTTACAAAACAATCGCCAAGGCGGCAGAATTCAGGGTAAAGATATACAACAGTTGCTGCTAGAACAATTTAATATAGACTACAGCTTAAGTAGTATTTATGAGGTATTGCATAAAGCAGGACTTTCTTGGATTACATCAAGATCTAAACATCCTAACCATAGCCCAGATAAACAGCAAGCGTTTAAAAAAACTTTGAAAAAGAGGCCCTAA